The proteins below come from a single Chryseobacterium capnotolerans genomic window:
- a CDS encoding SusD/RagB family nutrient-binding outer membrane lipoprotein: MKNNIFKTKDLKNKKVKKLITAVFTAGVLALTSCESNLDKINENPNDQASIDPKYLLTYVAKDAFWVNGDNMYASRMMIGTDGENTFQYLKWNDASFEVYSKGLLNTGKIMQEGEKRNNKNYLAVGKFLRAYYFFNTSLKVGSIPYSEAVKGESGITQPKYDTQDVVMAGILSELKEANDLINSNDKIEGDIIFNGDAAKWKKLINSFRLKILITLSKKTTVGSYNIATEFASIAGSQPLMTSIADNGELKFADAADSRYSMFNNSGYGSSLYMADYFINLFKDRKDPRLFTFASQTTGAKEAGKAITDFTGYNGGDPISPYSENAKLITAKNISKVNDRFYKDPTNEPSSILSYSELEFILAEAAARGWISGSAKTHYDNAIKASFNFYQTYVKNAGQYFTGFDVNQYLATPLVVYNNSAPVQEQVEKIITQKYMIMFHQSQWTSYYDYLRTGYPNYPLSTGTSAPFRFRYPQSEYNYNSTNLKAALAAQYGGNDKISSKPWWLQ, translated from the coding sequence ATGAAAAATAATATATTCAAAACAAAAGACTTAAAGAACAAAAAAGTAAAAAAACTGATTACAGCTGTATTTACAGCAGGAGTACTGGCATTGACATCATGCGAATCCAATCTTGATAAAATCAATGAAAACCCGAACGACCAGGCAAGTATTGATCCTAAATACCTTCTCACTTATGTTGCGAAAGATGCCTTTTGGGTAAATGGAGACAATATGTATGCCTCAAGAATGATGATTGGTACAGATGGTGAAAATACGTTTCAATACCTGAAATGGAATGATGCCTCTTTTGAAGTTTATTCTAAAGGGCTTCTTAATACGGGAAAAATAATGCAGGAGGGTGAAAAGAGAAATAATAAAAACTATTTGGCTGTAGGTAAATTCCTGAGAGCCTATTACTTCTTTAATACAAGTTTAAAAGTAGGCAGCATTCCTTATTCGGAAGCTGTAAAAGGTGAATCAGGGATAACACAGCCTAAATATGACACTCAGGATGTAGTAATGGCCGGAATTTTATCAGAATTAAAAGAAGCCAATGATCTTATTAATTCCAATGATAAAATTGAAGGAGATATTATCTTCAACGGGGATGCTGCCAAATGGAAAAAACTCATCAATTCTTTCCGTTTGAAAATCTTAATCACTTTATCTAAAAAAACAACGGTTGGAAGCTATAATATCGCCACCGAATTTGCTTCTATCGCAGGAAGCCAGCCTTTGATGACTTCTATTGCAGATAATGGAGAGCTTAAGTTCGCAGATGCTGCAGACAGCCGATATTCCATGTTCAACAACAGTGGATATGGATCAAGCTTGTACATGGCAGATTATTTCATTAATCTATTTAAAGACAGAAAAGATCCGCGTTTGTTCACATTTGCCTCTCAAACCACAGGCGCTAAAGAAGCAGGAAAAGCAATCACAGACTTTACAGGATACAATGGCGGAGATCCTATTTCTCCTTATTCTGAAAATGCTAAATTAATTACAGCAAAGAACATCTCCAAGGTAAACGATCGTTTTTATAAAGATCCAACCAATGAACCGTCTTCGATTTTAAGTTATTCAGAACTGGAATTTATTTTGGCTGAAGCTGCGGCAAGAGGATGGATTTCCGGATCGGCAAAGACTCATTATGATAATGCAATCAAGGCAAGTTTTAATTTTTATCAGACCTATGTAAAAAATGCCGGGCAGTATTTTACAGGTTTTGATGTAAATCAGTATCTGGCAACACCTTTGGTAGTATACAATAATTCTGCTCCCGTACAGGAACAGGTGGAAAAAATCATCACTCAAAAATATATGATCATGTTCCACCAGTCACAATGGACTTCTTATTATGATTATTTAAGAACAGGATATCCTAATTATCCTTTAAGTACTGGGACATCGGCGCCATTTAGGTTCAGGTATCCTCAGTCTGAATACAATTACAACAGTACTAATTTAAAGGCTGCTCTTGCCGCTCAGTATGGAGGAAATGATAAGATAAGCTCCAAACCTTGGTGGTTACAATAG